A genomic stretch from Lathyrus oleraceus cultivar Zhongwan6 chromosome 2, CAAS_Psat_ZW6_1.0, whole genome shotgun sequence includes:
- the LOC127118468 gene encoding E3 ubiquitin-protein ligase listerin isoform X3: protein MYLEENLKLTPQSLSDKAVAVDELEEMYQQVISSTLLALASLLDVLIFPQEQPALENITAEPKHASKARVAAVSFGEKLLADHKHFLDFLKSKRPTIRSATYTVLKSFIKNMPHAISEGNIKSLAGAILGAFNEKDPTCHPSMWDVILLFSRRFPGGWSSLNVQKNILNPFWNFLRNGCFGSQQVSYPALVLFLDNVPPKAVGGDKFFLEFFKCLWVGRKTSLSADRLAFFQAFKECFLWSLKNASRYNDGEDSISHFRVTLVDNILAKLIWRDFLTTGRSKGYDIISTGKESDSSEKNISHSKKADMPSTKYPMPYLQALGKCFVEILLGIHILDINLLSVFTVELENNCTSVLQQAGNVEMVEQIISFMLLLEQHAVTKGATWPLVYIVGPMLAKSFSIIRSSDSPDTVKLLSVAVSIFGPQKMVQEVFNQKRGHGTSPLLCGGDELSEAEDFLQIFKNTFVPWCLQPNSCSTNARFDLLLTLLDDEHFSEQWSFIVNYVLSQSYSGSSEGLINSDQAAMLATLLEKARDESMKRKAKDGSSYRPGTNAEDWYHECLESYATAASHSLPPYSASHVQFMCSLLGGSSEGKSMPFLSRSALILIYEEILRRLVSFIQDSSFSWAQDAASMLNNDAEICVEHDSSLSIVEKAKISLDILDGSFFCLNTLDGEGGIVSGILSAIFVIEWECNLSKGLDYSLDDESMSRAKARQSFGEYAHAFHNKINVHFLKSLCLDNRRRLLNILVQSVKSAIFVEDKHVNDKITSLCCTWVLEILERVCVDENDKQNLLHLLLSRDERWPVFVVQNFSSTKAPGHQKFVALIDKLIQKIGIDRVIAGCAMPNLSMLERTQGIASSAWLAAEILCTWRWPENSAMSSFLPSLSAYAKISDSPQESLLDNILSILLDRALIYGGDSMKSSVSMWPVPADEMEGIEEPFLRALVSFLSTLFKENIWGTKKASYLIELLLNKLFLGEEVNTNCLKILPLLINVLLEPFYGYVEPGKGVQPCSLEERFVQNTMIDWLERALKLPPLVTWTAGQDMEGWLQLVIACYPFSSMGGPQALKPARSISPDERKLLYELFLKQRLVAGVSAMTNQLPVVQMLLSKLMAVSVGYCWNDFSEEDWEFLLSNLRCWIQSVVVMMEDVTENINGLVDDSSDNLDEMCKNIEKIISISDPFPIKISENALLSFSLFLKHCKHQQTEDTDNSNTMKTEKLDSDRIVEGILRLLFCTGISEAIANAYFKEAASVIASSRVTYASFWEYVACAVLNSSSQARDRSVKSISFWGLSKGSTSSLYAILFTSKPIPLLQFAAYFVLSNEPVLSTAVVEGSACNSDMNATSDQDSSRFDTSIEEKVHLKEEISYMIERAPYEVLETDLLAHQRVNLFLAWSLLISHLWSLPSSSSDRERLIQYIQDSATPVILDCLFQHIPVEISTIQSLKKKDAELSGGLSKPASAASKATNTGSLLFSVESLWPIESEKISALAGAIYGLMLHVLPAYVRGWFNDLRDRNTSTAIESFTRTCCSPPLIANELTQIKKANFRDENFSVSVSKSANEVVATYTKDETGMDLVIRLPASYPLRPVDVDCTRSLGISEIKQRKWLMSMMLFVRNQNGALAEAIGIWKHNFDKEFEGVEECPICYSVIHTTNHSVPRLACRTCKHKFHSACLYKWFSTSHKSSCPLCQSPF, encoded by the exons ATGTATTTAGAAGAAAACCTAAAGCTCACGCCACAAAGTTTGTCTGACAAAGCTGTTGCCGTGGATGAATTGGAAGAGATGTACCAACAG GTGATATCATCAACATTATTGGCATTGGCCTCTCTTCTTGATGTTTTAATTTTCCCACAAGAGCAACCTGCTTTGGAGAATATAACTGCTGAACCTAAACATGCTTCAAAGGCAAGGGTGGCTGCTGTTTCTTTTGGTGAAAAGCTGTTGGCAGATCATAAGCACTTCCTAGATTTCTTGAAGTCTAAAAGACCTACTATCCGATCTGCTACGTATACTGTATTGAAGAGCTTCATAAAAAATATGCCACATGCCATTAGTGAAGGAAATATAAAAAGTCTCGCGGGAGCAATTCTCGGTGCTTTCAATGAGAAGGATCCAACATGTCATCCCTCAATGTGGGATGTAATATTACTTTTTTCTAGAAGGTTCCCAGGAGGTTGGAGTTCCTTAAACGTTCAGAAAAACATTCTGAATCCTTTTTGGAATTTTCTTAGGAATGGGTGCTTCGGTTCCCAACAGGTCTCATACCCAGCTTTGGTTTTATTTTTAGACAACGTGCCTCCTAAAGCTGTTGGGGGGGATAAGTTTTTTCTTGAATTTTTCAAATGCTTGTGGGTGGGAAGAAAAACTTCTCTATCAGCAGATAGGCTAGCATTTTTCCAGGCATTCAAAGAGTGTTTTCTTTGGTCCTTGAAAAATGCTTCAAG ATATAATGATGGAGAGGACTCAATCAGTCATTTCCGAGTCACTCTCGTTGATAATATCCTAGCAAAGCTTATATGGAGAGATTTTCTTACGACTGGAAGATCCAAAGGTTATGATATAATCAGCACAGGAAAAGAATCTGATTCATCTGAGAAAAACATTTCTCATAGCAAGAAAGCGGACATGCCTAGTACGAAATATCCAATGCCATATTTGCAAGCATTGGGAAAGTGCTTTGTTGAAATCCTTTTAGGCATTCATATATTAGATATCAATCTTCTATCTGTTTTTACTGTGGAACTTGAAAATAATTGCACCAGCGTTCTTCAGCAAGCAGGCAATGTGGAGATGGTTGAACAAATCATTTCGTTCATGTTATTGCTGGAGCAACATGCCGTTACGAAAGGTGCAACTTGGCCCCTGGTTTATATTGTTGGACCAATGTTGGCAAAATCTTTCTCAATCATTAGGTCTTCT GATTCACCAGATACTGTGAAACTTTTATCTGTCGCTGTTTCAATATTTGGACCACAGAAAATGGTCCAAGAAGTTTTTAATCAGAAAAGAGGGCACGGTACTAGTCCGCTTTTGTGTGGTGGGGATGAATTATCGGAAGCTGAAGACTTTCTGCAAATCTTCAAGAATACTTTTGTCCCTTGGTGTCTGCAGCCAAATAGCTGCTCAACTAATGCTCGTTTTGATTTGTTGTTGACCTTGCTGGATGACGAGCACTTCTCAGAACAATGGTCTTTCATTGTCAATTATGTGCTTAGCCAAAGTTATTCTGGATCCTCGGAAGGTTTGATAAACTCTGACCAAGCAGCAATGTTGGCCACGCTCCTGGAAAAAGCAAGGGATGAGAGTATGAAGAGGAAGGCGAAAGATGGTTCCAGTTATCGACCAGGCACTAATGCTGAAGATTGGTATCATGAATGTCTGGAATCATATGCTACTGCTGCTTCTCATTCTCTGCCTCCATATAGCGCTTCTCATGTGCAGTTTATGTG CTCTCTTCTTGGTGGTTCATCAGAAGGAAAATCTATGCCTTTTCTGTCAAGGAGTGCATTGATCCTCATCTATGAAGAGATTCTAAGGAGGTTAGTCAGTTTTATACAGGATTCGTCTTTTTCTTGGGCACAAGATGCAGCTTCTATGTTAAACAATGATGCAGAAATCTGTGTAGAACATGATAGTTCTCTTAGTATTGTTGAGAAGGCGAAGATCTCTCTTGATATACTTGATGGTAGTTTCTTTTGCCTGAACACACTGGATGGGGAAGGTGGAATTGTATCAGGAATTTTATCAGCAATCTTTGTCATTGAGTGGGAGTGCAATTTAAGTAAAGGTTTGGACTATTCACTTGATGACGAATCAATGAGCAGAGCCAAAGCCAGACAATCATTTGGAGAGTACGCGCATGCTTTCCATAACAAGATAAATGTGCACTTTCTAAAAAGCTTATGCCTAGATAACCGCAGGAGGCTGTTGAATATCTTAGTTCAGTCAGTCAAGTCTGCAATATTTGTTGAAGATAAACACGTCAATGACAAAATCACATCATTATGCTGTACATGGGTGCTTGAAATTCTTGAACGTGTCTGTGTGGATGAAAATGATAAACAGAATCTTCTACATCTGTTGCTGAGCAGAGATGAAAGATGGCCTGTGTTTGTAgtgcaaaatttcagctcaacAAAG GCTCCAGGACACCAGAAATTTGTAGCACTAATTGAcaagttaatccaaaaaatagGAATAGATAGAGTTATTGCTGGTTGTGCAATGCCGAATTTGTCTATGCTTGAAAGAACGCAAGGGATTGCATCATCTGCATGGCTAGCTGCTGAAATACTGTGCACATGGAGATGGCCAGAAAACAGTGCTATGTCTTCTTTCTTACCTTCACTGAGTGCATATGCCAAAATAAGTGATTCTCCCCAGGAAAGCCTGTTAGATAACATATTGAGCATCTTGCTCGACAGAGCTCTTATTTATGGAGGTGATAGTATGAAGAGTTCTGTGAGTATGTGGCCAGTTCCAGCTGATGAAATGGAAGGAATTGAAGAACCATTCTTAAGAGCGCTTGTTTCCTTTCTGTCTACTTTGTTCAAAGAGAACATATGGGGGACTAAGAAGGCATCATATCTTATTGAACTTCTTCTGAATAAACTATTTCTTGGTGAAGAAGTAAATACGAATTGTCTTAAGATTCTTCCTTTGCTTATCAATGTACTTCTAGAACCATTTTATGGATATGTGGAGCCCGGTAAAGGTGTTCAACCTTGTTCTTTAGAAGAAAGATTTGTGCAAAACACCATGATAGATTGGCTTGAGAGGGCTCTAAAGCTTCCACCTTTGGTCACATGGACAGCAGGACAAG ATATGGAAGGCTGGCTTCAGTTGGTAATTGCCTGTTATCCTTTCAGCTCAATGGGTGGTCCCCAAGCATTAAAGCCAGCGAGAAGTATCAGTCCCGATGAGAGGAAACTTTTATATGAGTTATTCCTGAAGCAGAGGCTTGTTGCTGGAGTATCTGCAATGACCAACCAGCTTCCAGTAGTGCAGATGCTGCTATCAAAACTTATGGCTGTTTCAGTAGGTTATTGCTGGAATGATTTTAGTGAAGAAGATTGGGAGTTTCTGTTGTCTAACCTAAGGTGTTGGATTCAATCAGTAGTTGTTATGATGGAGGATGTAACAGAAAATATAAATGGCTTAGTTGATGATTCATCTGATAATTTGGATGAAATGTGTAAAAACATTGAGAAAATTATTTCGATTTCAGATCCTTTTCCCATAAAGATTTCTGAAAATGCCCTTTTATCCTTTTCACTTTTCCTTAAGCATTGTAAACACCAACAAACTGAAGACACAGACAATTCAAATACAATGAAAACAGAAAAGTTGGACTCTGATCGGATTGTAGAAGGTATACTGCGCTTACTATTTTGTACGGGCATATCTGAAGCTATTGCAAATGCTTACTTCAAAGAAGCTGCATCAGTTATTGCGTCGTCACGGGTTACATATGCATCTTTTTGGGAATATGTAGCTTGTGCTGTCCTTAATTCCTCTTCACAAGCTAGAGATAGATCAGTGAAATCAATTTCATTTTGGGGACTAAGCAAAGGGTCTACTAGCTCATTGTATGCTATACTTTTTACTTCCAAGCCAATTCCTTTGTTGCAGTTTGCTGCATATTTTGTTCTTTCAAACGAGCCTGTTTTAAGCACGGCTGTAGTTGAAGGTAGTGCTTGCAACTCAGACATGAATGCTACCAGTGACCAGGATTCCAGCCGTTTTGACACGTCAATAGAAGAAAAGGTCCATTTAAAAGAAGAAATATCTTACATGATCGAAAGGGCACCTTATGAGGTTCTTGAAACGGACTTACTTGCACATCAACGA GTAAATCTCTTCCTGGCTTGGTCTTTGTTGATATCACATCTGTGGTCGTTGCCTTCATCATCATCTGACAGGGAGAGACTGATCCAGTACATTCAAGATTCTGCTACTCCAGTTATTTTAGATTGCCTTTTTCAGCATATTCCTGTTGAGATTTCCACGATTCAGAGTCTGAAGAAGAAAGATGCAGAGCTTTCTGGTGGCTTATCAAAACCGGCAAGTGCTGCAAGCAAAGCCACCAACACTGGTTCACTCTTGTTCTCTGTGGAATCTCTTTGGCCTATTGAGTCGGAGAAAATTTCAGCACTTGCTGGAGCAATATATGGCTTGATGCTTCATGTTCTTCCTGCTTACGTCCGTGGCTGGTTTAATGATTTGCGCGATCGTAACACATCAACTGCGATTGAATCCTTTACAAGGACTTGCTGCAGCCCTCCCCTTATTGCAAACGAACTAACCCAG ATAAAGAAAGCCAACTTTCGTGATGAAAATTTCTCAGTTAGTGTAAGCAAATCAGCAAATGAGGTTGTTGCTACTTACACTAAGGATGAAACAGGAATGGATCTAGTCATCCGTCTCCCTGCATCTTATCCACTAAGGCCTGTAGATGTTGATTGTACTAGGAGCCTTGGAATTAGTGAGATCAAGCAAAGGAAATGGTTGATGTCAATGATGCTATTTGTTCGTAATCAG AATGGTGCTTTAGCAGAAGCTATTGGAATTTGGAAGCACAATTTTGATAAAGAATTTGAAGGTGTTGAGGAGTGTCCAATCTGTTACAGTGTCATCCACACTACAAACCACAGTGTTCCTCGCCTTGCTTGCAGGACTTGCAAACACAAATTTCATTCTGCTTGCCTTTACAAATGGTTTTCAACTTCTCACAAATCATCTTGCCCCTTGTGTCAATCTCCATTTTGA